The window CGGGACACACCTCCGACCTGGAACTCATCGTCCAGTCCATGCAGATAAACAATGCGGACGTTCAGGAAGCCAGGCCGGGGGATTCCGTAGGGATCAAGGTACCTGACCGGGTGAGGCGGGGGGATAAGGTCTATAAGGTCACGGAGTGATCGTCCGAATCAGGTTCGCCATCTCAATGGCGCTTTCCGCCGCCTCAAAGCCGGCGTTGCCCATCTTTGCCCCCGCTCGCTCGATAGCCTGCTCCAGTGTGTCGGCGGTGACCACACCATAGGTTACCGGCACTCCGGTCTGCAAGCCAACCTGGGCTATCCCCTTGGTTACCTCGGTGGCGATATAGTCAAAGTGTGGTGTGCCACCCCTTATCACGGCGCCCAGGCAGATAACGGCGGAGTAGCTTCCCATTTCCGCCATCTTTTTGGCGATGAGCGGTATCTCGAAGGAGCCTGGGGTCCAGGCGACCTCGATGTCCTTCTCTTTGACACCGTGGCGCAGTAGCGCATCCTCCGCCCCCTTAAGAAGCCTGGCGGTGATGAACTCATTGAAGCGGGATACAACAACCCCGAACCTCAAGCC of the Dehalococcoidia bacterium genome contains:
- a CDS encoding translation elongation factor-like protein, which translates into the protein MEEEIGRVSDFFAQPVVAGIDLTGPLQVGDRLHIAGHTSDLELIVQSMQINNADVQEARPGDSVGIKVPDRVRRGDKVYKVTE
- the ribE gene encoding 6,7-dimethyl-8-ribityllumazine synthase → MNKKYEGTLLGAGLRFGVVVSRFNEFITARLLKGAEDALLRHGVKEKDIEVAWTPGSFEIPLIAKKMAEMGSYSAVICLGAVIRGGTPHFDYIATEVTKGIAQVGLQTGVPVTYGVVTADTLEQAIERAGAKMGNAGFEAAESAIEMANLIRTITP